A genomic segment from Labrus bergylta chromosome 3, fLabBer1.1, whole genome shotgun sequence encodes:
- the mindy2 gene encoding ubiquitin carboxyl-terminal hydrolase MINDY-2 isoform X2 gives MEKNANLHRDTDGSSLCATIAGKMGDVSAVGGVKGAAEKCKNSEAALSTLVNVSCNNSTTNVGTPSAVNVTSSAGKSNLTEVIEVLSVQEEEDKKKKDTEASGSLSGSGDRISNGMGHNSLLGVGDSEGGASKLVNNKPDGPSSPPSKEITDVQAEVLVCGESESTKLVKPTHLCPDNVTTAHGKSGLSGEHTLSEGLPSGSDPDPSLGGESRSIDSLESFSNLNSCPSSDLNSEGLEDGGLALALKNEYGADGTKTACAKDRAAGQSIYHIKWIKWREENTPIITQNENGPCPLLAIMNVLLLAWKVKMPPMMEIITAEQLMEYLGDYILETKPKEISEAQRLNYEQNMSDAMAVLHKLQTGLDVNVKFTGVRVFEYTPECIVFDLLDIPLYHGWLVDPQMHDIVKAVGNCSYNQLVEKIISCKQSENSELAGEGIVAEQFLSSTATQLTYHGLCELTSTVQEGELCVFFRNNHFSTMIKYKGQLYLLVTDQGFLTEEKVVWESLHNVDGDGNFCDSEFRLRPPSDPETVYRGQQDQIDQV, from the exons ATGGAGAAAAATGCAAACCTGCATCGAGACACTGATGGGAGCTCGTTGTGTGCCACGATTGCGGGCAAGATGGGCGATGTTTCGGCTGTTGGAGGAGTGAAAGGAGCAGCCGAGAAATGCAAGAATAGTGAGGCTGCTCTCAGTACTTTGGTTAACGTTAGTTGCAATAACAGCACCACAAATGTTGGTACTCCTAGCGCTGTTAATGTCACATCCAGTGCTGGTAAGTCTAACTTGACAGAGGTGATCGAAGTCCTTTcagtgcaggaggaggaggacaagaagaagaaggacacTGAGGCTAGCGGATCGTTGTCGGGGTCCGGGGATCGGATCAGTAACGGGATGGGGCATAACTCGTTGCTGGGTGTAGGAGATAGCGAGGGTGGTGCCTCAAAGTTAGTAAACAACAAACCCGACGGCCCGTCCTCACCTCCCTCTAAGGAGATTACAGATGTGCAGGCTGAGGTTTTGGTTTGTGGAGAAAGTGAATCGACAAAACTTGTCAAACCGACTCATCTTTGTCCGGACAATGTAACCACAGCGCACGGCAAGTCTGGACTGTCCGGGGAGCACACCTTATCGGAGGGATTGCCGAGTGGGAGTGACCCCGATCCCAGCCTCGGAGGAGAGTCCAGAAGCATAGATTCACTCGAGTCTTTCTCCAACCTGAACTCCTGCCCCAGCTCCGACCTGAACAGTGAGGGGCTGGAGGACGGAGGACTGGCCCTGGCCCTGAAGAACGAATACGGGGCCGATGGAACAAAGACTGCGTGCGCTAAGGACCGGGCCGCCGGCCAGTCCATATACCACATTAAGTGGATCAAGTGGAGGGAGGAGAACACGCCGATCATCACCCAGAACGAGAATGGTCCCTGTCCATTACTGGCAATTATGAACGTCCTGTTGCTTGCATGGAAG GTTAAGATGCCTCCCATGATGGAAATTATCACTGCTGAGCAACTGATGGAGTATCTTG GGGACTACATTCTGGAAACCAAGCCTAAAGAGATATCGGAAGCCCAGCGGCTAAACTATGAGCAG AACATGAGCGATGCCATGGCAGTGTTGCACAAGCTGCAGACAGGTCTGGATGTGAATGTCAAGTTCACAGGGGTGCGAGTCTTCGAGTACACCCCAGAATGCATCGTATTTGATCTGCTGGACATCCCTCTCTACCACGGCTGGCTGGTTGACCCCCAG ATGCATGACATTGTCAAGGCAGTGGGCAATTGCAGTTACAACCAGCTGGTGGAGAAGATAATATCCTGCAAACAGTCTGAGAACAGTGAGCTGGCAGGGGAAG GCATCGTTGCAGAGCAGTTTCTGAGCAGCACAGCCACACAGCTGACCTATCATGGCTTATGTGAGCTCACATCCACTGTGCAGGAGGGAGagctctgtgtctttttcaggAATAACCATTTCAGCACCATGATCAAATACAAG GGCCAGCTGTACCTCCTGGTCACTGATCAAGGTTTCCTGACGGAAGAGAAGGTAGTCTGGGAGAGTCTACACAATGTTGACGGAGACGGCAACTTCTGCGATTCCGAGTTCCGGTTGCGACCTCCTTCTGATCCAGAGACTGTATATCGAGGACAGCAGGATCAGATAGACCAGGTCTGA
- the adam10a gene encoding disintegrin and metalloproteinase domain-containing protein 10, whose protein sequence is MIIFKIFFLFCCLLNVTGQFGNPLNKYIRHYEGLSYDTDALHNSHQRAKRALSPQDRTVTLDFQAHGRYFNLQMKRDTTLFPPDLIVEVSGVEEPVDTSHIYSGEVFGEKGTLTHGSVVDGRFEGFIVTHQGTYYVEPSERYLKDKNVPFHSVIYHEDDIDYPHKYGSEGGCADHSVFDRMRKYQASAAEEPVKDKNSVLEEESSHGPVILRRKRAAAKEKNTCQLFIQTDHLFYKYYGTREAVIAQISSHVKAIDSIYQGTDFMGIRNISFMVKRIRINSTIDEKDKSNPFRFANIGVEKFLELNSEQNHDDYCLAYVFTDRDFDDGVLGLAWVGAPSGSSGGICEKSKLYSDGKRKSLNTGIITVQNYASHVPPKVSHITFAHEVGHNFGSPHDSGIECTPGESKQQEEKERGNYIMYARATSGDKLNNNKFSICSIRNISAVLAKKRDDCFVESGQPICGNGLVENGEQCDCGYSDQCKDPCCYNANEAEGKRCKLQPGKICSPSQGPCCTGECTFRGSVAKCRLESECAKEGMCNGATALCPSSEPKKNFTSCHSETQVCLNGVCSGSICEKYGLEVCTCASQNSVDEAAELCHVCCMEKMEPSTCSSSGSEKWAKYFNQKVTTLQPGSPCNDFKGYCDVFMRCRLVDADGPLARLKKAIFNAELYENIAEWIVAHWWAVLLMGIALIMLMAGFIKICSVHTPSSNPKLPPPKPLPVTLKRRRQPQPNQQLQGQRHLRQPRENYQMGQMRR, encoded by the exons ATGataatttttaaaatattttttttattttgctgcctACTAAATGTCACAG GTCAGTTTGGGAACCCCTTAAACAAATACATTCGCCACTATGAAGGTTTATCATACGACACAGATGCCCTACACAACAGTCACCAGAGAGCCAAGAGGGCCCTCTCTCCTCAGGACAGGACTGTGACCCTGGACTTCCAGGCACATGGAAG ATATTTTAACTTGCAGATGAAGAGAGATACAACTCTGTTTCCTCCAGATCTCATCGTTGAGGTATCAGGAGTGGAGGAACCTGTTGATACGTCTCATATTTACAGTGGAGAAGTCTTTG gtgagaaGGGCACCCTGACCCATGGCTCGGTGGTCGATGGGCGTTTTGAAGGTTTCATTGTAACTCACCAAGGAACATACTATGTTGAACCCTCAGAAAGGTACCTTAAGGACAAGAATGTACCCTTCCACTCTGTCATCTATCACGAGGATGACATTG ATTATCCTCATAAGTATGGCTCAGAGGGTGGCTGCGCTGACCACTCGGTGTTTGACAGGATGAGGAAGTACCAGGcatcagcagcagaggagcCAGTCAAA GATAAAAACAGCGTCTTAGAGGAGGAGAGCTCTCATGGTCCTGTTAttctgagaagaaaaagagcagcAGCAAAGGAGAAAAACACTTGCCAGCTCTTCATCCAGACTGACCATCTTTTCTATAAATACTACGGCACAAGAGAGGCTGTCATTGCCCAG ATCTCCAGCCACGTCAAGGCCATTGACTCCATCTACCAGGGCACAGACTTCATGGGCATCCGAAACATCAGCTTCATGGTCAAAAGGATTAGA ATAAATTCCACAATTGATGAAAAGGACAAATCAAATCCCTTTCGCTTTGCCAACATCGGAGTGGAAAAGTTTCTGGAGCTAAACTCTGAACAGAACCACGATGACTACTGCCTTGCTTACGTCTTCACCGACAGGGACTTTGATGATGGGGTGCTCGGCTTGGCTTGGGTTGGCGCTCCTTCAG GAAGCTCTGGAGGCATCTGTGAGAAGAGCAAATTGTACTCCGACGGGAAGAGGAAGTCTCTGAACACTGGTATCATCACTGTTCAGAACTACGCCTCACATGTCCCTCCCAAGGTGTCACACATCACCTTTGCTCATGAAGTGGGCCACAACTTTGGCTCCCCT CATGACTCTGGGATTGAATGCACCCCTGGAGAGTCTAAGCAACAGGAAGAAAAGGAGCGGGGAAACTACATCATGTATGCAAGAGCTACATCAGGAGacaaactaaacaacaacaagttcTCCATCTGCAGCATCCGCAATATAAGTGCTGTTCTGGCCAAAAAGAGAGACGATTGCTTTGTCG AGTCTGGCCAGCCTATCTGTGGAAATGGACTGGTGGAAAATGGAGAACAATGTGACTGCGGATACAGCGATCAATGTAAAGACCCCTGCTGCTATAACGCCAATGAAGCAGAGGGCAAAAGATGCAAACTCCAACCTGGCAAAATCTGCAG TCCCAGCCAAGGCCCATGCTGCACAGGGGAGTGTACTTTCAGGGGCAGTGTAGCAAAGTGCAGACTGGAGTCAGAGTGTGCCAAAGAGGGCATGTGCAACGGAGCTACTGCTCTGTGTCCATCCTCAGAACCAAAGAAAAACTTCACATCCTGCCACTCAGAGACACAAGTCTGCCTTAATGGG GTATGCTCTGGTTCAATTTGCGAAAAGTACGGCCTGGAGGTTTGCACCTGTGCCAGCCAAAACAGCGTGGATGAAGCAGCTGAGCTGTGCCACGTGTGCTGCATGGAGAAAA TGGAGCCCAGcacctgcagcagctcaggCTCAGAGAAATGGGCCAAATACTTCAACCAGAAGGTGACGACGCTGCAGCCTGGTTCCCCCTGCAATGACTTTAAGGGCTACTGTGATGTATTCATGAGGTGTCGTCTGGTGGATGCTGACGGGCCCCTGGCAAGGCTGAAGAAGGCCATCTTCAATGCAGAACTCTATGAAAATATTGCAGAGTGGATAGTG GCTCACTGGTGGGCAGTGCTGTTGATGGGCATCGCTCTTATTATGCTAATGGCTGGCTTCATCAAAATCTGCAGTGTCCACACCCCCAGCAGCAACCCCAAACTGCCTCCACCAAAGCCACTGCCAG TTACCCTGAAAAGGAGAAGACAGCCGCAACCAAACCAGCAGTTACAGGGCCAGCGTCACCTCCGTCAGCCAAGAGAGAACTATCAAATGGGACAGATGAGACGCTGA